The following coding sequences lie in one Rutidosis leptorrhynchoides isolate AG116_Rl617_1_P2 chromosome 4, CSIRO_AGI_Rlap_v1, whole genome shotgun sequence genomic window:
- the LOC139843433 gene encoding uncharacterized protein, protein MNNVYSWFRRTKNKSSSLLPTTTSTTNQINEQQMYGITDELIEFIKSFTLETFRNFNLQDEELGDDESGIVHKDLSNWQEKHAILILSKVKELSQLRFRLCPRYLKEQEFWRIYFTLVKNYVAKYELHAIRLETLKQAEIENKKSFRTSGYEVEMLEAKKPPSLEPQTPLE, encoded by the exons ATGAATAATGTATACTCATGGTTCCGCCGTACAAAGAACAAATCTTCATCATTactaccaacgacaacatcaaccACCAATCAAATCAACGAACAACAGATGTACGGAATCACTGATGAACTAATCGAATTCATCAAATCATTCACTCTCGAAACATTCAGAAACTTTAATCTTCAAG ATGAAGAATTAGGTGATGATGAATCTGGAATTGTGCATAAGGATTTATCTAATTGGCAAGAGAAACATGCTATCCTTATTCTCTCTAAAGttaag GAACTATCGCAACTTAGATTTAGATTATGTCCGCGCTACTTGAAAGAACAAGAATTTTGGAGAATTTATTTTACCCTTGTGAAGAACTATGTTGCCAA ATACGAGTTACACGCCATACGGTTAGAGACACTTAAACAAGCTGAAATAGAGAATAAAAAAAGTTTTAGAACGAGTGGatatgaagttgaaatgttagaagCAAAGAAGCCACCTAGTTTGGAACCTCAAACACCCCTCGAATAG